One part of the Desulfovibrio sp. genome encodes these proteins:
- the hcp gene encoding hydroxylamine reductase, whose translation MFCYQCQETVGNKGCTQVGVCGKKPETSALQDVLIYVSKGLGQITTRLRAEGKTIDHKIDQLIVGNLFATITNANFDDDILAERIRMTCKAKKELAATLGDKTGLSDAALWDATDKSAMLAKAGTVGVMATTDDDVRSLRWLITFGLKGMAAYAKHADVLGKHETSLDAFMQEALAKTLDDSLSVGDLVGLTLETGKLGVSAMALLDAANTGTYGHPEITKVNIGVGSNPGILISGHDLRDLEMLLQQTEGTGVDVYTHSEMLPAHYYPAFKKYANFKGNYGNAWWKQKEEFESFNGPILLTTNCLVPPKESYKDRVYTTGIVGFSGCKHIPGEIGEHKDFSAIIAHAKKCPAPTEIETGEIIGGFAHNQVMALADKVIDAVKSGAIKKFVVMAGCDGRAKSRDYYTEFAAGLPKDTVILTAGCAKYRYNKLNLGDIGGIPRVLDAGQCNDSYSLAVIALKLKEVFGLEDVNDLPIVYNIAWYEQKAVIVLLALLSLGVKNIHLGPTLPAFLSPNVVKVLVEQFNIGGVSTAQDDLKAFLG comes from the coding sequence ATGTTCTGCTACCAGTGTCAGGAAACCGTAGGTAACAAAGGTTGCACCCAGGTCGGCGTGTGCGGCAAAAAGCCCGAAACCTCCGCGCTTCAGGACGTGCTGATCTACGTGTCCAAGGGGCTTGGCCAGATCACCACCCGCCTGCGCGCCGAAGGCAAGACCATTGACCACAAGATCGACCAGCTGATCGTGGGCAACCTTTTTGCCACCATCACCAACGCCAACTTTGACGACGACATTCTGGCCGAACGCATCCGCATGACCTGTAAGGCCAAGAAGGAACTGGCCGCCACCCTTGGCGACAAGACCGGCCTCAGCGATGCCGCCCTGTGGGACGCCACCGACAAGTCCGCCATGCTCGCCAAGGCGGGAACCGTGGGCGTCATGGCCACCACTGACGACGATGTGCGCTCCCTGCGCTGGCTCATTACTTTCGGACTCAAGGGCATGGCCGCCTATGCCAAGCACGCCGACGTGCTGGGCAAGCATGAAACCAGCCTTGACGCCTTCATGCAGGAAGCCCTTGCCAAAACCCTGGACGACAGCCTGAGCGTGGGCGACCTCGTGGGCCTTACCCTTGAAACCGGCAAGCTTGGCGTTTCGGCCATGGCCCTGCTTGACGCCGCCAACACCGGCACCTACGGCCATCCCGAAATCACCAAGGTCAACATCGGCGTGGGTTCCAACCCCGGCATCCTTATCTCCGGCCACGACCTGCGCGACCTCGAAATGCTGCTCCAGCAGACCGAAGGCACGGGCGTTGACGTGTACACGCACTCTGAAATGCTGCCCGCCCACTACTACCCCGCTTTCAAGAAGTACGCCAACTTCAAGGGCAACTACGGCAACGCGTGGTGGAAGCAGAAGGAAGAATTCGAAAGCTTCAACGGCCCCATCCTGCTGACCACCAACTGCCTTGTGCCCCCCAAGGAAAGCTACAAGGATCGCGTGTACACCACGGGCATCGTGGGCTTCTCGGGCTGCAAGCACATCCCCGGTGAAATCGGCGAACACAAGGACTTCAGCGCCATCATCGCCCACGCCAAGAAGTGCCCCGCGCCCACGGAAATCGAAACCGGCGAGATCATCGGCGGCTTTGCCCACAATCAGGTAATGGCCCTGGCCGACAAGGTCATTGACGCCGTGAAGTCCGGCGCCATCAAGAAGTTCGTGGTCATGGCCGGCTGCGACGGCCGCGCCAAATCCCGCGACTACTACACTGAATTTGCCGCTGGCCTGCCCAAGGATACCGTCATCCTTACCGCCGGTTGCGCCAAGTACCGCTATAACAAGCTCAACCTGGGCGACATCGGCGGCATCCCCCGCGTGCTGGACGCCGGGCAGTGCAACGACTCCTACTCCCTGGCCGTCATCGCCCTCAAGCTCAAGGAAGTTTTCGGCCTTGAGGACGTGAACGACCTGCCCATCGTCTACAACATCGCCTGGTACGAACAGAAGGCCGTCATCGTGCTGCTGGCCCTGCTCAGCCTTGGCGTCAAGAACATCCACCTTGGACCCACCCTGCCCGCCTTCCTGTCGCCCAACGTGGTCAAGGTGCTGGTGGAACAGTTCAATATCGGCGGCGTGAGCACCGCGCAGGACGACCTCAAGGCCTTCCTCGGCTAG
- a CDS encoding MltA domain-containing protein: MCLVLGACAKTVAPPAPEYVGPPVGFESPEFFVSCLRPGTQDLTSWKDMAPTVRKSLLYVNSKPQSAIAVQRPGLTVTWGELSRTLTRLQELLPRLDKEPGLFLANFTWVEVPDGIKYSGYYEPMVRASRTRKPGYTQAIYGLPPDLKSVIAKRGHYHDRRTIEEKQVLAGKELELAWAADPVDVFFLEIQGSGRLVFDDGTEAFVNYAGQNGHKYKSSGRIMREKGLLRQGDIFEQRQWFKDNPHRVREILNDNPSYVFFKYSGRGPTGAMGQVVDDWLSLATDRTFIPLGSIVAYGVNIPDQKRGKFPLRGIGFAQDVGGAIKKNRIDVFCGGEERGNFVASHLDAKGPAWVLLAK, from the coding sequence ATGTGTCTGGTACTGGGGGCCTGCGCCAAAACGGTTGCCCCTCCTGCGCCGGAATACGTGGGGCCGCCAGTGGGCTTTGAAAGCCCCGAATTTTTTGTGAGCTGCCTGCGGCCCGGCACCCAGGACCTGACCAGTTGGAAGGACATGGCTCCTACCGTGCGCAAGTCTTTGCTCTATGTCAACAGCAAGCCCCAGAGCGCCATTGCCGTGCAAAGGCCCGGCCTTACCGTGACCTGGGGTGAACTTTCGCGCACGCTCACCCGCCTTCAGGAGCTTTTGCCCCGCCTTGACAAGGAACCGGGGCTTTTTCTCGCCAATTTCACCTGGGTGGAAGTGCCTGACGGCATAAAGTATTCGGGCTACTATGAACCCATGGTGCGCGCCAGCCGTACGCGCAAGCCCGGCTATACCCAGGCCATTTACGGGCTGCCGCCGGATCTCAAGTCCGTGATAGCCAAGCGTGGCCACTATCATGACCGCCGTACCATCGAGGAAAAGCAGGTGCTGGCTGGCAAGGAGCTTGAACTGGCCTGGGCCGCCGACCCCGTGGACGTGTTCTTTTTGGAAATTCAGGGTTCCGGCCGACTGGTTTTTGACGACGGCACCGAGGCATTTGTCAATTACGCGGGGCAGAACGGGCACAAGTACAAAAGCTCGGGCCGCATCATGCGTGAAAAAGGTCTGCTCAGGCAGGGCGACATTTTTGAGCAGCGCCAGTGGTTCAAGGATAACCCGCACCGCGTGCGCGAAATTCTCAACGATAATCCGAGCTACGTCTTTTTCAAATACAGCGGACGCGGCCCCACAGGGGCCATGGGTCAGGTGGTGGACGACTGGCTTTCACTGGCCACGGATCGCACCTTCATCCCCCTTGGTTCAATCGTGGCCTATGGGGTGAACATACCTGACCAGAAGCGCGGCAAGTTCCCCCTGCGCGGCATCGGCTTTGCCCAGGACGTGGGCGGAGCCATCAAAAAGAACCGTATCGACGTGTTCTGCGGCGGCGAAGAGCGCGGCAACTTTGTGGCCAGCCACCTGGACGCCAAAGGCCCGGCCTGGGTGCTGCTGGCAAAATAG
- a CDS encoding cupin domain-containing protein, whose protein sequence is MQRFLKNLDYATALPLAAQVAYQPGQIASKTLVQNAAVSMTLFAFDQGEEISAHTSTGDAFVLALDGQGQVSIDGQATFLKAGEAIVMPAGHPHAVSAPERFKMLLVVVFPTENP, encoded by the coding sequence ATGCAACGCTTCCTCAAAAATCTCGATTACGCCACGGCCCTGCCCCTTGCAGCGCAGGTGGCGTATCAGCCCGGGCAGATAGCCAGCAAGACCCTTGTTCAGAATGCCGCTGTGAGCATGACGCTTTTCGCCTTTGACCAGGGCGAGGAAATCAGCGCACACACCTCCACTGGCGACGCCTTTGTCCTGGCTCTGGACGGTCAGGGGCAGGTCAGCATCGACGGGCAGGCCACCTTTCTCAAGGCAGGTGAAGCCATAGTGATGCCCGCCGGACACCCGCATGCCGTCAGCGCGCCCGAGCGCTTCAAAATGCTGTTGGTGGTCGTTTTTCCCACAGAAAACCCATAA
- a CDS encoding Crp/Fnr family transcriptional regulator, whose translation MAPIQYRFFSSGQEERMDQALKNCDLFAHMTADEARLCLGCSGAVEEKYGRGGMVFCETDTPTRLFVLLEGSVTVGRDSADGRRAVMARIGSPGDLFGEVYVFLDQTTYGCSVQAESPVRVLAIPAKFFYSTCEKRCAMHAQIIRNMLSVFARKAFFLTRRVSLLSSGSLRRKIAALLLEHRAPDGAVNLGMNREQMADFLGVTRPSLSRELAAMRDEGLLDIRGKTIALPHPERLKEFYDYFVP comes from the coding sequence ATGGCGCCCATTCAATACCGGTTTTTCTCCTCAGGACAGGAAGAACGCATGGATCAGGCCCTGAAAAACTGTGACCTTTTCGCGCATATGACAGCCGATGAAGCCAGACTCTGTCTGGGGTGCAGCGGCGCTGTGGAGGAGAAATACGGCAGGGGGGGGATGGTTTTTTGCGAAACCGATACGCCCACCCGTCTGTTCGTCCTGCTGGAGGGTTCCGTCACGGTGGGACGCGACAGCGCCGACGGCAGACGCGCGGTCATGGCCCGTATTGGCAGTCCTGGCGATCTGTTCGGCGAAGTGTATGTTTTTCTTGATCAGACCACCTACGGCTGTAGCGTGCAGGCCGAAAGTCCGGTGCGGGTTCTGGCCATCCCCGCCAAGTTCTTTTATTCTACCTGTGAAAAGCGTTGCGCCATGCACGCGCAGATCATCCGCAACATGCTCTCGGTCTTTGCGCGCAAGGCATTTTTTTTGACCCGCCGGGTCTCGCTGCTGTCGTCCGGCAGCCTGCGGCGCAAAATCGCCGCCCTTCTGCTGGAGCATCGCGCCCCGGACGGAGCAGTGAACCTGGGCATGAACCGTGAACAGATGGCTGATTTTCTTGGTGTAACGCGCCCGTCCCTTTCGCGGGAACTGGCGGCCATGCGAGACGAAGGGCTGCTGGACATACGCGGAAAAACCATCGCCCTGCCCCACCCCGAACGGCTGAAAGAATTTTACGATTATTTTGTTCCGTAA